ttctgtaatgcaaaaatgtcatacattctggatgcaTTAcaaattcattacaaatcaactgaactattgcaagccttttattattttaatattgctgatcatggcttacagtttaagaaaactcaaatatcctatctcaaaaaattgaatactctgggaatcttaatcttaaactgtaagccataatcagcaatattaaaataataaaaggcttgcaatatttcagttgatttgtaatgaatttgTAAtgcatccagaatgtatgacatttttgcattacagaaaataaaggactttatcataatattctaattttctgagacagttctgtatatgtatatatttaaacataaatgcctgtataataaacaataaattaCATCAAAAGAGAACAGCAACTTAGTTGTTTGATATGAAGTCATCAGTGTTATGATTTAAACACTATTGCTTAGTTTAAAATAAGAGTGGTAAaatgatttttgttcatgtaaaaTGTGTGAGAAGAATGTCTTTTTAACTTTTGCCAAATCCCGATGTTGATTCATTCACAGACTGCAAATTTCCGTAGTATATGTATCATCTCAATGAGTCCACCatctctctacaacacgctggCCTCAGAGGAGCCCGGCTGCAGTATCTGCAGAGTGACAATGAGTTTAACAGATTTTCTGAACCAGGAGTAAAACAGGGCATAGATTATAGGGTTTATAcaggagtttaaaaaaaacagcacaaatATAAAAGATGCATATAATGAACTGGTCACATTAACCACAACAAAAGAGTAAACAAAATATGGGGTGTAGCATATTAGATATACAAGTACAAGAATACCAAGAGTCCTGGCTGCTTTAAACTCAGATTTTCTTGGCTTTAGGTTGATTGAATTCTGCAAGGTGAAAACAGTAGTGCGTAAGTGAACAGCACGAGCCTGAGATAAAGCCGCCACAAACACTCTCATGTATAAAACCACAATAACTGTGACTGGCAATATGAAGTTTAAAATGAGATCCACAGTTCGTGTTGAATGGTGAATAGCAAATTCACATTCTCCAATGCATGAATTACTCATGCCTGGCTGAATCAGGTCATATCTCATGCAGAAAATGCTGTAGACAGCATAGTAGAGCCAACAGAGACAAACCGAACTTTTTGCTTTTGCCAAAGTGATTCTGATGGAGTAATGCAGGGGATGACAAATAGCCACATAACGGTCAACTGATATGAGAATAATGTTTCCATTTGAAGCAGCTAAAGTGGAACAGATCAGATAATAATACAGAACACAAATGTTATCACCTAGAAACCAGCAGGATGTGTCCCTGAGCATTTCTGCAGGCATCAATACGAGACCCACGAGAAAATCTGTGACCGccagagagaggaggatgatgttAGTGGGAGTgtggagcttcctggaggtacACAGAAAACATTGATTACCAAAAAATGACATTGAAATACCTTGCATACAAAGAACTTGCCTTAACAGTTATGTCATGCAACCACATCTTTACATTTATGAAACCAATGATAGAATAAACTCTGCCTGAAGTGGGAGATTGAGATGATGACGAGCAGGTTGAGAGCTACAGTGATCAGAGAGATGAAGGAAATCAGGAATTTCTGGAAAGCAATTTCAGTCCACTGAAATGTCGGCTTCTTGCAGGACCTGTTAATTAATCAGTTGCATGCAAGTAGGTCAGAACGCACATCAGGCGTCTCAATGCAGAAATGCAAGAATAAGAGACGCATAATAATTTTGAACACCACAAAATGATAAAGATTAAAAACTACAATTCTCAAACAGATAATAGTGACATCAGAGCTAATCTTTCAGGGACAAAATATGAGTCTGCACACTCTGTACCCAGGCTAAGACTAATATTTCCATCAcatatgttattacatttctaaCATTCAACCATTAAACAAAATTGAAGACAGTTCAGCATAGTGATCTGCCTTCCATCTTGTGAAAGTCGTATAAGCAGGGCAAAACATTGTTCATAATGTGCTTCAGAAGATAAGTAGCTCATGAAATATTCTTTAAAACGGCTCTTttaagcctgggatatacttgcagttcagactgcgtacgcgtacgcatcatggctgccacgcgtatcctgcgttcatttgacgcgtcgacatgcctttctcaaaaaaacacAGTTCTCACTCTGGCCCCgagtttcctttgccgagatcccaaccaaagcaaagttataatctcctacatcatccaatggtgtcatgtaaacttgtttgttgttctaatctgctaccgttactaccgctgcta
This DNA window, taken from Cololabis saira isolate AMF1-May2022 chromosome 6, fColSai1.1, whole genome shotgun sequence, encodes the following:
- the LOC133445538 gene encoding trace amine-associated receptor 13c-like yields the protein INRSCKKPTFQWTEIAFQKFLISFISLITVALNLLVIISISHFRKLHTPTNIILLSLAVTDFLVGLVLMPAEMLRDTSCWFLGDNICVLYYYLICSTLAASNGNIILISVDRYVAICHPLHYSIRITLAKAKSSVCLCWLYYAVYSIFCMRYDLIQPGMSNSCIGECEFAIHHSTRTVDLILNFILPVTVIVVLYMRVFVAALSQARAVHLRTTVFTLQNSINLKPRKSEFKAARTLGILVLVYLICYTPYFVYSFVVVNVTSSLYASFIFVLFFLNSCINPIIYALFYSWFRKSVKLIVTLQILQPGSSEASVL